In Burkholderia contaminans, the following proteins share a genomic window:
- the rmuC gene encoding DNA recombination protein RmuC produces MTMTLLLGAVVVLAVALAVAIVALVRGGGRHDDATILGDQIEDAAHAQARAVERLERELRGEIVENARGSRTELAGSFAQLQQTLAAQLTSVATVQNNQIEGFAQQLGKLVAGNAQQFDAMRESVQRQAQQAREEQTGALRLFGDTLNRQLTQLTEANDRRIGEVRATLEQRLKEIETNNAAKLEEMRRTVDEKLHATLEQRLGESFKLVSDRLEQVHRGLGEMQTLAAGVGDLKKVLTNVKTRGTWGEVQLEALLEQMLTPEQYAKNVATVPKSSERVEFAIRLPGREAGTRDAPPVWLPIDAKFPREDYERLIDAQERADAVAVEEAARALEARVRLEARTIAEKYVAPPHTTDFALLFLPTEGLYAEILRRPGLTDLLQRDYRVTVAGPTTLTALLNSLQMGFRTLAIEQRSSEVWQVLGAVKTEFGKFGDVLARTKSQLETVTRSIEAAEQRTRVMGRKLKQVEALPGDTAAGLLGAEGGDGADADDA; encoded by the coding sequence ATGACGATGACGTTGTTGCTTGGGGCGGTCGTCGTGCTGGCCGTCGCGCTTGCGGTGGCGATCGTCGCGCTCGTGCGCGGCGGTGGCCGCCACGACGATGCGACGATACTCGGCGACCAGATCGAGGACGCCGCGCATGCTCAGGCGCGCGCGGTCGAGCGGCTCGAACGAGAATTGCGCGGCGAGATCGTCGAGAACGCGCGCGGTTCGCGCACCGAGCTGGCCGGCAGCTTCGCGCAGCTTCAGCAGACGCTCGCCGCACAACTGACGAGCGTCGCGACGGTACAGAACAACCAGATCGAGGGTTTTGCACAGCAGCTCGGCAAGCTCGTCGCCGGCAATGCGCAGCAGTTCGACGCGATGCGCGAAAGCGTGCAGCGCCAGGCGCAGCAGGCGCGCGAGGAGCAGACGGGCGCGCTCAGGCTGTTCGGCGACACGTTGAACCGGCAGCTCACGCAACTGACCGAAGCGAACGACCGCCGGATCGGCGAGGTGCGCGCGACGCTCGAACAGCGGCTGAAGGAAATCGAGACGAACAACGCGGCGAAGCTCGAGGAGATGCGCCGCACCGTCGACGAGAAACTGCACGCAACGCTCGAGCAGCGGCTCGGCGAATCGTTCAAGCTCGTGTCGGACCGGCTCGAGCAGGTGCATCGCGGGCTCGGCGAGATGCAGACGCTCGCGGCGGGCGTTGGCGACCTGAAGAAGGTGCTGACCAACGTGAAGACGCGCGGCACCTGGGGCGAAGTGCAGCTCGAGGCGCTGCTCGAACAGATGCTGACGCCCGAGCAGTACGCGAAGAACGTCGCGACGGTGCCGAAGAGCAGCGAGCGCGTCGAGTTCGCGATCCGGCTGCCGGGGCGCGAGGCCGGCACGCGTGACGCGCCGCCCGTGTGGCTGCCGATCGACGCGAAATTCCCGCGCGAAGACTACGAGCGGCTGATCGACGCGCAGGAGCGTGCCGATGCGGTGGCGGTCGAGGAAGCGGCCCGCGCGCTCGAAGCGCGCGTGCGGCTGGAGGCGCGCACGATCGCCGAGAAGTACGTCGCCCCGCCGCACACGACCGATTTCGCGCTGCTGTTCCTGCCGACCGAAGGGCTCTATGCGGAGATCCTGCGTCGCCCGGGGCTGACCGACCTGCTGCAGCGCGACTATCGCGTGACGGTCGCCGGCCCGACGACGCTCACCGCACTGTTGAACAGCCTGCAGATGGGTTTCCGAACGCTCGCGATCGAGCAACGCTCGAGCGAGGTGTGGCAGGTGCTCGGGGCGGTGAAGACGGAGTTCGGCAAGTTCGGCGATGTGCTCGCGCGCACGAAGTCGCAGCTCGAAACGGTCACGCGCTCGATCGAGGCCGCCGAGCAGCGCACGCGCGTGATGGGCCGCAAGCTGAAGCAGGTCGAGGCGCTGCCGGGCGATACGGCGGCAGGGCTGCTTGGTGCGGAAGGGGGCGACGGTGCCGATGCGGACGACGCGTGA
- a CDS encoding GNAT family N-acetyltransferase, with translation MNGTPLIRAAQARDVGAILALMRELAEFEKLAHLFVATEADLADALFGEQPAAEARVAEHDGAIVAYALFFHNYSTFLGRRGLYLEDLYVQPSQRGTGLGTAMLRHLAALAVERRCGRFEWSVLDWNQPAIDFYEKMGATVLPDWRIVRVTDDALDTLAGH, from the coding sequence GTGAACGGCACGCCGCTGATCCGCGCGGCCCAGGCACGCGACGTCGGCGCGATCCTCGCGCTGATGCGCGAGCTGGCCGAGTTCGAGAAACTTGCGCACCTGTTCGTCGCGACCGAGGCCGATCTCGCCGACGCGCTGTTCGGCGAGCAGCCTGCCGCCGAGGCACGGGTGGCCGAGCACGACGGCGCGATCGTCGCGTATGCGCTGTTCTTCCACAATTATTCGACGTTCCTCGGCCGTCGCGGCCTCTATCTCGAGGACCTGTACGTGCAGCCGTCGCAGCGCGGCACGGGACTCGGCACCGCGATGCTGCGTCACCTCGCGGCCTTGGCCGTCGAGCGCCGTTGCGGACGCTTCGAATGGTCGGTCCTCGACTGGAACCAGCCGGCGATCGATTTCTACGAAAAGATGGGCGCAACCGTGCTGCCCGACTGGCGCATCGTTCGCGTCACGGACGACGCACTGGATACGCTCGCCGGGCATTGA
- a CDS encoding 2-hydroxyacid dehydrogenase, with translation MQKILVARPIFPDVIERLKQYFDVDWNNGDALAPDALAARLADKDGALTAGDPVGAAELAAAPRLRVVANMAVGYNNFDMAAFNAANVLGTNTPDVLNESTADFGWALMMAAARRIAESEHWLRAGHWQKWVYDGFLGSDIYGSTLGVIGMGRIGQALARRARGFGMQVIYHNRSRVAPEIEAELNAEYVSKDALLARADHVVLVLPYTKENHHTIGAAELAKMKRTATLTNIARGGIVDDAALAVALRDGTIAAAGLDVYEGEPTVHPALLEVPNVVLTPHIASATEKTRRAMANLAADNLIAALGEGPRAGQPPNPINPDVIGKSRA, from the coding sequence ATGCAGAAGATCCTGGTCGCGCGTCCGATCTTTCCGGACGTGATCGAGCGGCTCAAGCAGTATTTCGACGTCGACTGGAACAACGGCGACGCACTCGCGCCCGACGCGCTCGCCGCGCGTCTGGCCGACAAGGATGGCGCGCTGACGGCCGGCGATCCGGTCGGCGCGGCCGAGCTCGCGGCGGCGCCGCGCCTGCGCGTCGTGGCGAACATGGCGGTCGGCTACAACAATTTCGACATGGCCGCGTTCAACGCGGCGAACGTGCTCGGCACCAACACGCCCGACGTGCTGAACGAGTCGACCGCCGATTTCGGCTGGGCGCTGATGATGGCCGCGGCCCGCCGGATCGCCGAATCCGAGCACTGGCTGCGCGCCGGCCACTGGCAGAAGTGGGTGTACGACGGTTTCCTCGGCAGCGACATCTACGGCTCGACGCTCGGCGTCATCGGCATGGGGCGCATCGGCCAGGCACTCGCGCGCCGCGCGCGCGGCTTCGGGATGCAGGTGATCTATCACAACCGGTCGCGGGTCGCGCCCGAGATCGAGGCCGAGCTGAATGCCGAATACGTGTCGAAGGACGCGCTGCTCGCCCGCGCCGATCACGTCGTGCTCGTGCTGCCGTACACGAAGGAAAACCATCACACGATCGGCGCGGCCGAGCTCGCGAAGATGAAGCGCACCGCGACGCTGACCAATATCGCGCGCGGCGGGATCGTCGACGACGCGGCGCTGGCCGTCGCGCTGCGCGACGGGACGATCGCCGCGGCCGGCCTCGATGTGTACGAAGGCGAGCCGACGGTCCATCCGGCGCTGCTCGAGGTGCCGAACGTCGTGCTGACGCCGCATATCGCGAGCGCGACCGAAAAAACGCGCCGAGCGATGGCGAACCTTGCCGCCGACAACCTGATCGCCGCGCTGGGCGAAGGGCCGCGCGCAGGGCAGCCGCCGAATCCGATCAACCCTGACGTGATCGGGAAGTCGCGCGCATGA
- the mobA gene encoding molybdenum cofactor guanylyltransferase MobA, with product MPASAYPSIAGLLLAGGRATRMDGVDKGLQLLDGTPLALHALRRLSPQVDETLISANRHADRYAELGAPFDARIVADETPDFPGPLAGLLAGMRAARAPLVACSPCDTPYLPADLVARLQAALDAQQADIAMAVTVDEQLVRSPQPTFALLRTSLADDLAARLAAGDRKVRAWYARHKTVEVEFHDERAFYNANSWQELAALARR from the coding sequence ATGCCCGCTTCCGCCTATCCCTCGATCGCCGGCCTGCTGCTCGCAGGCGGGCGCGCCACACGCATGGACGGCGTCGACAAGGGCCTGCAGTTGCTCGACGGCACGCCGCTCGCGCTGCACGCGCTGCGCCGGCTCTCGCCGCAGGTCGACGAGACGCTGATCAGTGCGAATCGCCATGCCGATCGCTATGCCGAACTCGGTGCGCCATTCGATGCGCGCATCGTCGCGGACGAAACACCCGACTTCCCCGGCCCGCTCGCGGGACTGCTCGCCGGCATGCGGGCGGCACGCGCGCCGCTCGTAGCGTGCTCGCCATGCGATACCCCCTATCTGCCGGCCGACCTCGTCGCACGGTTGCAGGCGGCGTTGGACGCGCAGCAGGCCGACATCGCCATGGCGGTGACCGTCGACGAACAACTAGTGCGCTCGCCGCAGCCGACGTTCGCGCTGCTGCGCACGTCGCTGGCCGACGATCTCGCCGCCCGGCTCGCCGCCGGCGACCGCAAGGTGCGTGCGTGGTACGCACGCCACAAGACGGTCGAAGTCGAGTTTCACGACGAGCGTGCGTTTTACAATGCCAACTCCTGGCAGGAACTCGCCGCGCTGGCCCGCCGCTGA
- the moaA gene encoding GTP 3',8-cyclase MoaA, giving the protein MSRRIIPLADVSGMPDVSGVAHAPDGTLADTFARPLRDLRISVTDRCNFRCVYCMPRAVFDKDYPFLPHSALLTHEEIERVARLFVAHGVEKIRITGGEPLLRKNLEFLIERLARLTTHDGRPLDLTLTTNGSLLARKARALKDAGLTRVTVSLDALDDTLFKRMNDAEFASADVLDGIFAAQAACLAPVKVNMVVKRGTNDSEILPMAERFRGTGVILRFIEYMDVGTSNGWNMTEVLPSADVIARIAEHFPLVPLDPHTAAETAQRWGYADGGGEIGVISSVTQAFCGDCTRARLSTEGKLYLCLFASAGHDLRALVRGGASDAEIATAIARIWQARTDRYSQLRGSASADAVPDGAGKRVEMSYIGG; this is encoded by the coding sequence ATGTCCCGACGCATCATTCCTCTCGCCGACGTCAGCGGGATGCCGGACGTCTCCGGCGTCGCGCACGCCCCGGACGGCACGCTGGCCGACACGTTCGCCAGGCCGCTGCGCGACCTGCGCATTTCGGTGACGGATCGCTGCAACTTCCGCTGCGTGTACTGCATGCCGCGCGCCGTCTTCGACAAGGACTACCCGTTCCTGCCGCACAGCGCGCTGCTCACGCACGAGGAAATCGAACGCGTGGCGCGACTCTTTGTCGCACACGGCGTCGAGAAGATCCGTATCACCGGTGGCGAGCCGCTGCTGCGCAAGAATCTCGAATTCCTGATCGAGCGCCTTGCCCGCCTGACCACGCATGACGGCCGCCCGCTGGACCTGACACTCACGACCAACGGTTCGCTGCTCGCACGCAAGGCGCGCGCGCTGAAGGACGCCGGGCTCACGCGCGTGACGGTCAGCCTCGACGCGCTCGACGATACGTTGTTCAAGCGGATGAACGATGCCGAGTTCGCGAGCGCCGACGTGCTCGACGGCATCTTCGCGGCCCAGGCCGCGTGCCTCGCGCCGGTCAAGGTCAACATGGTCGTGAAGCGCGGCACCAACGACAGCGAGATCCTGCCGATGGCCGAGCGTTTCCGCGGTACCGGCGTGATCCTGCGTTTCATCGAATACATGGACGTCGGCACGTCGAACGGCTGGAACATGACCGAGGTGCTGCCATCGGCCGACGTCATCGCACGGATCGCCGAACACTTCCCGCTCGTGCCGCTCGATCCGCATACGGCGGCCGAAACCGCGCAGCGCTGGGGCTATGCGGACGGCGGCGGCGAGATCGGCGTGATTTCGAGCGTCACACAGGCCTTCTGCGGCGACTGCACGCGCGCAAGGCTGTCGACCGAAGGCAAGCTGTACCTGTGCCTGTTCGCGTCGGCGGGCCACGACCTGCGCGCGCTCGTGCGCGGCGGCGCGAGCGACGCCGAGATCGCGACCGCGATCGCCCGCATCTGGCAGGCCCGCACCGACCGTTATTCGCAGCTGCGCGGCAGCGCGTCGGCCGACGCCGTGCCCGACGGCGCCGGCAAGCGGGTCGAGATGTCGTATATCGGCGGCTGA
- the glp gene encoding gephyrin-like molybdotransferase Glp has product MITQSSPAPRTAPDSDAPLSLADAQALACRFAVPVDACDTVTLRDALDRVLAADVNAPFDIPAYDNSAMDGYAFDGSTGSHASPQADVTLTVVGTALAGHPFDGAVAAGSCVRIMTGAPMPAGCDTVIPQERVRIDGDTVHFAAHDIARGANCRKAGEDLARGACALAAGRTLRPSDLGLLASFGVTEVSVRRRVRVAVFSTGDELREPGETLGPGTLYDSNRGMLIAMLERLHVDAVDLGIVRDDPAALEAALRGAVAAQADAVITSGGVSVGEADFTRDVMARLGDVTFASLALRPGRPLACGTLSHAAGGTGQTLFFGLPGNPVASAVTFHAIVRPALMTLAGAQAQPPAMYTALSTQPLKTRPGRTDYLRGIATRAADGRWHVAPAGSQSSASLSGLSAANCFIVLGHDTAAVDAGTPVDILPLDGLI; this is encoded by the coding sequence ATGATCACGCAATCCTCGCCCGCCCCCCGAACCGCACCCGATTCCGATGCCCCGCTGTCGCTCGCCGACGCGCAGGCGCTCGCGTGCCGCTTCGCGGTGCCGGTCGACGCGTGTGATACGGTGACGCTGCGCGATGCGCTCGACCGCGTGCTCGCGGCCGACGTGAACGCGCCGTTCGACATTCCCGCGTACGACAACTCGGCGATGGATGGCTATGCGTTCGACGGCAGCACAGGCTCGCACGCATCGCCGCAAGCCGACGTCACACTGACGGTCGTCGGCACTGCGCTCGCCGGCCATCCGTTCGACGGCGCCGTGGCGGCCGGATCATGCGTGCGCATCATGACGGGCGCGCCGATGCCGGCCGGCTGCGACACGGTGATTCCGCAGGAACGCGTGCGCATCGACGGCGACACGGTCCACTTCGCCGCACACGACATCGCACGCGGCGCGAACTGCCGCAAGGCCGGTGAGGATCTTGCGCGCGGCGCCTGCGCGCTTGCCGCCGGCCGCACCCTGCGGCCGTCCGATCTCGGCCTGCTGGCGTCGTTCGGTGTCACCGAGGTTTCGGTGCGCCGGCGCGTGCGCGTCGCTGTGTTCTCCACCGGCGACGAACTGCGCGAGCCCGGCGAGACGCTCGGCCCCGGCACCCTGTACGACAGCAATCGCGGGATGCTGATCGCGATGCTCGAAAGGCTGCATGTCGACGCGGTCGATCTCGGGATCGTCCGCGACGACCCGGCCGCCCTCGAAGCCGCGTTGCGCGGCGCGGTCGCCGCGCAGGCCGACGCGGTGATCACGTCGGGCGGCGTATCGGTCGGCGAAGCCGACTTCACGCGCGACGTCATGGCACGGCTCGGCGACGTGACGTTCGCGAGCCTCGCGCTGCGCCCCGGCCGGCCGCTCGCGTGCGGCACGCTCTCGCATGCGGCCGGCGGCACCGGTCAGACGCTGTTCTTCGGGCTGCCCGGCAACCCGGTCGCATCTGCCGTGACGTTCCATGCGATCGTGCGCCCCGCGCTGATGACGCTGGCCGGCGCGCAGGCCCAGCCGCCGGCGATGTATACGGCACTCAGCACGCAACCGCTGAAGACGCGCCCGGGCCGTACCGACTACCTGCGCGGCATCGCGACGCGCGCCGCCGACGGCCGCTGGCACGTCGCACCGGCCGGCTCGCAGAGTTCCGCATCGCTGAGCGGCCTCTCGGCCGCCAACTGTTTCATCGTCCTGGGCCACGATACCGCGGCAGTCGACGCGGGCACCCCGGTCGACATCCTGCCGCTCGACGGCCTGATCTGA
- a CDS encoding sodium:proton antiporter: MKRHAAWAGMASGIALGAAPALASAATLDGATLSALWGIPFAGILLSIALFPLVAPVFWHHHFGKIAAGWAVVFLVPFAFAFGAGTAFGTLVHALLEEYIPFIVLLTALYTVAGGICVNGNLHGTPKLNTAILALGTLLASVMGTTGAAMLLIRPLLRANDNRKHVVHVVIFFIFLVANAGGSLSPLGDPPLFLGFLNGVSFFWTTTHLALPMLFICVVLLTLFFALDTYFYRKGGEERPAVLDPTPDSDRLSIDGKINFVLLAAVIGLVLMSGVWKPGITFDVWGTHVALQNLVRDVALVGVTLASLALTPRSAREGNAFNWAPIEEVAKLFAGIFVTIAPVIVILRAGADGAFAQIVHLVTGPDGKPIDAMYFWATGILSSFLDNAPTYLVFFNLAGGDAQSLMTAGASTLAAISAGAVFMGANSYIGNAPNFMVKAIAESRGVKMPSFFAYLGWALVVLIPVFLLTSWIFFTA; the protein is encoded by the coding sequence ATGAAACGACATGCCGCCTGGGCGGGCATGGCGTCGGGGATCGCGCTTGGCGCCGCCCCCGCGCTTGCCTCGGCCGCAACGCTCGACGGTGCCACGCTGTCCGCTCTCTGGGGCATCCCGTTTGCCGGGATCCTGCTGTCCATCGCACTGTTCCCGCTCGTCGCCCCCGTGTTCTGGCATCACCACTTCGGCAAGATTGCGGCCGGGTGGGCGGTCGTGTTCCTGGTCCCGTTCGCGTTCGCATTCGGCGCGGGCACCGCGTTCGGCACGCTCGTGCATGCGCTGCTCGAGGAATATATCCCCTTCATCGTGCTGCTCACCGCGCTCTATACGGTCGCGGGCGGCATCTGCGTGAACGGCAACCTGCACGGCACGCCGAAGCTGAACACCGCGATCCTCGCGCTCGGCACGCTGCTCGCGAGCGTGATGGGCACGACCGGTGCCGCGATGCTGCTGATCCGGCCGCTGCTGCGCGCCAACGACAACCGCAAGCATGTCGTGCACGTCGTGATCTTCTTCATCTTCCTCGTCGCGAACGCGGGCGGTTCGCTGTCGCCGCTCGGCGATCCGCCGCTGTTTCTCGGTTTCCTGAATGGCGTGAGCTTCTTCTGGACGACCACGCACCTCGCATTGCCGATGCTGTTCATCTGCGTGGTGCTGCTGACGCTGTTCTTCGCGCTCGATACGTACTTCTACCGGAAGGGTGGAGAGGAGCGGCCGGCCGTGCTCGACCCGACGCCCGACAGCGACCGGCTGTCGATCGACGGCAAGATCAATTTCGTGCTGCTCGCGGCCGTGATCGGCCTGGTACTGATGAGCGGCGTGTGGAAGCCGGGCATCACGTTCGATGTGTGGGGTACGCACGTCGCATTGCAGAATCTCGTGCGCGACGTCGCGCTCGTGGGCGTGACGCTCGCGTCGCTCGCGCTGACGCCACGCTCTGCGCGCGAGGGCAACGCGTTCAACTGGGCGCCGATCGAGGAAGTCGCGAAGCTGTTCGCGGGGATCTTCGTGACGATCGCGCCGGTGATCGTGATCCTGCGCGCCGGTGCCGACGGCGCATTCGCGCAGATCGTCCATCTCGTCACGGGGCCGGACGGCAAGCCGATCGACGCGATGTACTTCTGGGCGACGGGCATCCTGTCGTCGTTCCTCGACAACGCACCGACCTATCTCGTGTTCTTCAACCTCGCGGGCGGCGATGCGCAGTCGCTGATGACGGCCGGCGCTTCGACGCTCGCCGCGATTTCCGCGGGCGCGGTGTTCATGGGCGCGAACAGCTATATCGGCAACGCGCCGAATTTCATGGTGAAGGCGATCGCCGAATCGCGCGGCGTGAAGATGCCGAGCTTCTTCGCGTATCTCGGCTGGGCGCTGGTCGTGCTGATACCGGTATTCCTGCTCACGTCGTGGATCTTCTTCACGGCGTAA